CACACCACTTTCAGTGAGCGATATGGCGCTATGTAGACACTTTCTAGTACCTTGGATGCCCTTGTTATTTACAACGGACCAGGGCAAATCAGTCATTTGCTGAAAACCAGCAGAAATACCTTCACTTAGGTCGTTGGAAGAGCTGTGTTGGGCCTCGAAAAGACTTGTAGTTGAGAGCTCGCGGTTGTTACCGCCATtttcaaggtctcggtaaaggtaaatttgagTATTTCCCTCAATTTTTccgtttttgcaaatcttgaattggTGGGGTGTGAAGGATATTTTCTCGAAaaaaaagttctgaaaatttaattttaaattggcTAAAATCACGtttctttgtttcccgccataatctTTCACACTTGAAAGGActgggtgtcaattgacagcctcctgaacgctgattggctcagcataattggctttcaagtaggtagacttgccacaagtcgaccttacgagaatcccaggagCAAATATATCTAGCGAGCGAAGCGTGATATTTCGGACGCGAAGCGGATGATgtgcgagcgacgaagtcgtgAGAGGTCGACTCGTCTGGtttgcaaggttttcatttgcgtttcgcgccaaaaaggggatgacgcCATTCGCAAGTTCTACACTTGAATGGCGCAATCCGACAAACACGATCGAGTGTGTTTGTTTCTCCGAAATCGAAAAAAAGacatttgtttactttgagctAAAGGCATCAGAAATAAAgacgaaataaaacgaaagcttatttcaatctcCAGTagccgcttggaaaggagatctccagtgatAAAAGCGAAACACTAGTTCGGAAGATCAGGTAGGCTTCAGGTGTAGCAGACGTGCTACACCGGGAGTCAAAGACATGCAAGACCGGGAATAGAAGTAGAAATACATCTTTGTGAAACTTAtatttagcgatgcaatgactctcatCGATGAagacatattttaaaatattttgcttcagTCGACGAAAAATGTGTCAATAGTTTTTGAGAATCGACTCAGGACTCCCAGACACCAGATaatgcttaaaatttaaaatgtccTTCAACTGTTGCTTTGAACAATCGTAATATACATGGGCAAGTTTCAGCGCGTTGATCGCCTGAGATCAAGTCAATTAATTCCAAACAGAGAGCATAAAAGTGAAATTAGTGCAGATAGTTGAAATAAATGCAATGAAGGTGATATTATTGCATAACTATGTCTTTAACAAAAAAATAGCATGATTTTTCAGGTGCAATTTGGAGTAAATAAGTAAGAGTTATCGGCCTTCAGCTCGTGGTCATGTGATTTATTCCCCTCGTATTCAGTAGCATTCATGAATTTAAGTCTCGATGATAATAAATTATATGACGTAACTAGTATTAGCTGTCGCTAGGTGCCAACGAAACAGCCAATACAATACAtaatttgcagatttgtatcagagttccaaaagacccaacagtagttgtaattgttttattcgaaagtactgcaactcatcTTATCTCGTTAACAATAacagaaattgcacactttgtttctccaacaacaatgtagatgttaacgtgttttgcaataatcaGGGTCGGCCAGGGTTTTTGGGTATTCGGTATTCAGGGCTATACGTGGAGCATCCGTAGCGTTGAAAGGAAGCTTCGCCACTTCGAAATTTACTACAAAAGCAATCACATCGAAATTGGTGATGTTATGCGGGCTGTCGAGAACGAGTTAAAAGGCCCCGACCACCTCCTAGGATACAGAGCAATGAATAAGAAAATCAGACGACAGTGTGGGCTTAATGTTACCAGAGACCAATTGTATGATGTGATGTACGAATTGGATCCAGATGGACTCAAAGCGCGAAGTCGTGTTGGAGCTAAGaaagaacgaaagaaaggaAACTTCACGACCAGGGGATCCAACTGTGGGTTCACTCCTTAGATGGGCATGATTAACTTATGGGCTACCAGAACTCAAGCTTCCCTTTAGCAATATATGGGTGCGTGAATACCACAAGCAGGAAGCTACTTTGGCTGATGGTTTTGATCTCAAATTCCGATCCAGAAGTAATTGGAAAATGGTATCTGGAACACTTACTTGAAACGAAAATTGTATCTGCTGTGCTGAGAGCTGACAAGAGAACTGATCGATCATcgatcatcttcagttgcaagtgTTCATTACAGTGCGAATTTGAATTTGTGTCAATGTTACAATTTGAACTTAGCCGGGTAAATACACTGCCGttagaattttaaattactgGTAAAcgttacaacaacaacactaaATGCAAAGAATCTAATCATGCGCACGCAAACagtgtaacaaaagaaaaaacaaacttaagtGCTTAATGACAggaaattacaacaacaacaacaacaacaacaccaaaaacTACAGAACACTAAAACGCAAATGTAGGTAAAAAGATACAGTTAGCTCCGCATGTTTTAGCTGCTTATTTAGATTGGGATTTTCCCAGCGGATATGAGCAGCCTCTCGAGCAACAACTGAAAACGATTAACCGTATCTAAAATGGAGAAGCAGCTCTCAGAACAGAGTCTTCGACATTCCTGGTTATATATGTTCATTTTGCGCTAACTGGATTTGAAATGTCACATTCGCaagaattaaaatatatatattttaattcttTAAGGTTTATTTCTGGGTTCTAAATACTTGTTACATTTTTCGTATTGAACCTCACGTCCTTTTGAGCTTTGTATCTTCCTCTAgggaaatgaataaataaaatcaattcGATTTTTATCACGTCTGACGTAACGGCTGAAAGAGAGTGATTCGGCATCCTGAACATTGCCGTCAATGTATTAATTTCCTCTATTTACGAGGTTTACGACGTGCCTCGGAGAAAACTACGCGCAAGGAAAGATCTTTGTATTTAAGTATGAGAGCGTGCTCTCCCGTAGAAAAAGGGCTTGAAGCGTTCCTCAGAAGCTGCGAATCCCATTAAGTGCATAACACACTTGCCGAAACAATCCTCATAATGACGATGATGCCTATGCCCTGGTGGTATTAACCTGTCTCCAATCTAAAATTCGCTCCTTTCCCCCGaaatatttacaacaaaagCATCACAAAATATGTAACAAGGCGCCAATCACTAGTAGCGAAAAACTAGAACCAGCCTAGTCTCCTTTGGACgcgtttatttttagattcacaTCCGCACTGTCTGAAAAACCGATAACGCGTCAGTACCGGGAGAGATATGGGAAATGCGGATTGTCTGAAAAACAGATAATTGCGACGGCAGAGCTGAAGGCTTCGGGCCAGGAGCTCTTGCGATGATGTCGGCTGACACGTTCAAAAAGAACTTAAGACATATCTTTTCAGAAAAAAGGTTACTATTAATATATAGGCTAGTAACTTTATGTATATCTTTACAAGTAACTTTTTATTgatttacttttttcttttaatttttttagacaTATATTTATCATATTAAATTACTGTAATTTAAGATATTCTTTTATTAGATTCCTAGTATTTTCAGCGATCTGATCAGTCATGTCTAGAAGCGCTAAAAAATTGTGTTATCATTATAATCTTGTGGTGTGGAAATAACGAAATTCTAACGATTACAACAGCTCTGTAAAAATGTGTAACGCATTAGTCAACCAGTATCAATGAAATCTCATTAAGGATTTGGCTAATTTAACAAAGGTTTTCTAGTCAGCTAACGCCTGTAAACAAGATAAGAGGCGCGTGACCTGCTTTGTAGTGTTTCCGTTAGAGCATTTCAGTTTTCTCGAAGAACCTAAAATGGCAGCTACTGTAGCAACACCACAGCAGCACTACTCTCAGGAAACACTCTCAGGAAACAGTATCTGTTAAAGCAGAAAAATAAAAGTCCAATAAAAAACAagataaaaggaaaataaaaagggGCCAAACCTAACCCGGTCGGTGGATGATCTAAAAAGGGACttcaccctaaccctaaccctaacccaccttctcccccccccccccctcccgacCCCTTCGGATTCGCCCCTGCGGGAATAGCATAAGAGCAAAAATCCTGAAGTCTCGAACCTTCTATGTAAATTTGTGATGCAAGTGGGCGGAAGTAACACGGGTTAATAAATAAAGTTCTGGAATGACAGATACTTGATACTTTCATTCTGGATAAGTTTGTCGCATGGACAAATTGTACTCGGAAAAATGCAGAGAATTATCATTTAATTTGAAATACTGCACGATTAAGTTTCCTTGAAGCAACTACAAAATGGATGGAAGCAAGTTCATCGAAGTGTTTGGACACATCGTCTTTAGTTTTACACGTAGTGTATCCGAACAATACAGCCCAAAGGACCCTGACTATAGTCAAGAAACCTTAGAATACAGCCTTTTGCAGAATACAGGCCGAGAATGGTACGCTCAACCAGTGGACGAGATTATTTATCAGGAATACAGCGACAAAGAGGTGACGGTGGCTGATTTTTTACCAGCCTCATGTACAGTTAAGGCGGATTCTTTAAACGCTTGTTCCCTCGGAGATAGCACAGAACAAGGCAAAAATCAGGAAGCGGCTCTCGATGGAGCAATGTCCTGGAAGCAGCTTAGACCATCTGTTTTGCAAACAATGTATAAGTCAACGGTGATCGGTGCTTCGATTTCGCTTCTATCAGCCATCGCTATTGGTATGTTGTTCACAGTGACCTCTTATCTCAGCTATAACACTTTTCTAAACTGTTATTTTGAACAAAAGACCTCGATTTCGCTAAAGATACAATGGGTGCATGTTATTTCTGATGTCATCTCTCACTTTTTCTTGTATATTTGGGTGCCCTCACTTGCGCTAGTTCTGTTCCGTCCATATCAACTGTCAGGAGCGAAGAAAAAACTGTTTCTATGTTGCATGTTCATGTATTTCTTGGATTCACTGTACCGAGTGACTTTACAAGTTCTGGGAATCAGTAAATCGTTCCCGCTTTCCGACGAACAAGTCATCCCTCTTGACATTCTTTTTGTCGCGAGTATTTTTGGCCACAACTACGTGTTAGCAAATCACTTCTGCATTCACTCAAAGCGACAAAAATGCGCtgttttcatgctttttttaGCCATTTATTGTTTAACTTTTGTCTTGGGAATCATTACTTCCTCATTCCTTTATCCTGCGTATatcaaacaaaacgaaaaaggaAAACTGATCATCGCTCTATTTTCTCCCCTCCTTGCGGTGGCCTTGAAGGCAACATCTCGTATTTGTGCTCAGCGACTTTGGAGAATAACACACCCAGCTTATTCTTACATAATGATGGCGCCATTGTACAGTGGATCAGCGATCGTATTCCGGGTTATGCAGGTGGATCTCGGCAACTTAAAAGCCATCGCCTATCTTGGAATAATTCACGGCGCTGCCGAAGTCATAGAACGAAGCACAGTTGTTGTCATCGATCACATATGCCAACGAATTTTGAAACGAGCCTCAGCTCCTTGGGGGCGTTACCGAACTCCGCGCACTGAGAGAATAACAGCGGATATCGCTATTATGAGCATGCTCTATGAGTCCACCGCAATTGTCTCCATCAATGGATTCTTTCACTTGTACCAATTCATTTATTTGAAGAACATAACCCACTGGGCAGTTTTGCTATCCTTTACCAAGTTGACTGCAGTTCCGTTAGTGATCGAGTGGCTTTTCACAAGTTTGTCCTTGGCGATTGAAACGCAATACCAAAATTTGGCCGTCATGGCAGTTTGGAGAAAGGACTGGAAAAGACACATTTTAGTTGCTGTGTTGAGCGTTTTACCATTGGCTGGTTGGGCGAGTAAAAATCTTTTCGTAGTCGTCCAGGCCCGATTTAAGGATCCTTTGCATCAAGTTGCTTGCAAAATGccattttcttaaaacaatAGACTTATATTACTAGGAGTAATCAGGGAGTAATGAAGTGTGTTCGCAATTGCTATTATGGGAACTTAAATTGCCATTGGAAACGTGTCATTCAGGTCGGTGTGTGGGGGAGGGgttggggggaggagggggatTTCGGGTACATCTTAAATCAGGATTTCATAATTGCAGTATTGTGAGGTACCAAAAGCACAAGTCGATTTCTAAGAGGTGCATGACTagacaaatttcaaatttactaaCGTTTTAATGAAGTAACAATGTGATAATACAAAGTACTATTTCTTAGTTGTTTATGACTTTTGGACAAGATAATTTCAACTACAACATAATGACTACAACATAATGACATACTTTTATGCATTATAAAGTAAAACGTTTTATCTCTAATAGGCAAATTTGATCGATAACATGAACTTGtgtcagctacatgtattaTCAGTATGTAACAATTAATACATAGATAAGTTTTCAATATAATTTGAAGTAGAATACAACTTTGTTAAAATTACATAGTTCAAGGGTCAATAAAGTAGAATGTTTTGATCTACTGCATAACACGAACGTGTGGGCTACAATAACATACACTAAGTTTTAAACAAAGCTTCAACAGCTAGAATATTACTTTGGTGAAATTAGATAGTTGTAAGCTCTATAAAGTAGAATGTTGTGTGTGTAGTGCAAACATTCCATTGATAACATGAACGGATTAGCTAATAACATGTTATTAGTAAAAAGCAACGTTTTGGTATGTAACGAGGTAGCGAGGTAATAAGATTCTGAATGTTTATTTGTGAAACATCTATCAGCTTATTGGAAGAAGTATTATAAGTGATGAGGAACTCAGAGTCCATTTCTAGGAGGGTTAAAATCAATTCTTCCTCTGAAATGATATTTAAATTAATACCACTTGATAATGTTGCAAGTTTGGTTACCTCTTGGTGGAATAGCATAATTGCAACCTTTTCGCTGATGTTGTGAGTGTTCTGAAATAGAATTTTCAGAATCCACTGTGAGCTGCAAGCATTAACCTTTTGCATTAGCTTACAGGATTGGCAGTTTGCTATTTGTCCACTGGTCTTAATGGTCACCTTTTTCTTGCATGCCACACAAGAAAGGGATTTCGTTGCACTTTGTACACCAATGATCTTTGCTGACATCTTGGCCTGTGACAGAGACTCTATGTCAGTTGCCGTGAACAGCAGCTAAACTCTGGGTGAATGCAGGAATTTCCTCGAATTCAAAGTGCTCTGATTTAGGAGTGTTCAGGTATCTTGTTCCATATGATTCTTTGATCCTTAGGTTCTTTAGCCTGTATGTTTTTTCCTCAGCGTGTTACAATGTTCCTGCCAAAGGATGACTTTGATTGAGGTGGTGTGATCAACTAAAATAGCTTCTTGTTTCTGAAGAGGTTGGCCAAAACGGTTGTTTTGAGTTTTAACTGCAGTTAGCCTAGTAAGTTTCGCCTTCACTTCTACCAGTTGTTCCAAAGAAACATCTTGAAGCGATGCAAGACTTGGCAATGACGACATCATGCTGATGtctttacatgtatatgaaaaTGGCAGAACCACTGGTTGCATCTTGGTATTATTTTGGATTACCACACTTTCAACTTCATCTTTTATTGAACTTCTGACATTGAAGAGGGTGACAGCAGTTTtccctttttcgattttttcCAGATGAGGCTTCTTGTCAGGATTAAAGCAGACTGCCCTAACCACTGTGTCATTGGTTTGAATACTACAATTGAAGTATTTTGTTTGTGAATTGGCAGCTTTCTTCACAGGAGATACTGAGTGGATATAAGGAGACAGTTTTGTAGCTGTTGGgggctaaagaaaagaaaggaagtgtTAGTGAAATGGTTCAAAtgactttctttttattttgcaaataaaCAAGGAATAAAGATTCACTTACATTCAAACCTAACAAAGTGTGAAATTATTTCTGTAAAGCTGGTTGTGAGGAATTTGAAGGTAGATGAAACCGAAGCATAATTGCATCTGATTGATTCCAACAGAATACACATTCGAGAAATAATTTTAGGTTTTTATGGTCTGTCAGGTTTGACTgcaataaacttttgtttttcaactgcAAGTAAATGGTGCTGAGTTGTAGTCTAAAGGTGCTACATTACGATGCGTGGACAGTACTGGAAAGACAAGTTTTATATATTCTTAAAGAGTAAGCAGATTATGGGGAGCAAGTTGAAGTAATCAGGAACTTGTTTGTTGTCAAGAAAAGCGCAATACGAGAAATAAACTTGTAATACACTTTACTCCCGCCAcgttattatatatattacaTAAGAAAGCTTGTTCATATGTAGTAAATAAATATAACTTACATGTTGGGTTTTCCTCCATCTCTGGTGTGTTTAAGTGTAAACTGCTTGATGATGAAAAGGCTTTTcctaataaaagaaaagaaactggatATTACAAAGAGTATCGGAAGATGAGTTGACACAATTATTATAGTTCAATGTGGTGTACAATATCGCGACTGAGCACAATGACTCGATTCATTTGGTTTGTGACCACAACAGGTCATTTGGCTCAATGGCCACCGAGCACAATCACTCGGTTCATTTGGTTTGTATTTGTGACCGCTATGGGTCAGAGTACAATTACCCGGTTGAGTTCCCGTTTTGTTCAGAAAAGTCGACATCAATTCACAGCAGGAGGACGACAGCAAAGGTGCTTGGTTTGTCGTTGCTCGGATGCTGACATCGGGCTTTACATATACTCTTGACGTAGTAAACACTTCCCTGATAAGGCTTTGAAGGCAgtgaaggggccccataaaagttggcgaaagctgcaaatttggcaaatatggcgaaaatgacaattttgccacaatcgccaacgaggaaaaagagaaagcagtgaggggggcccataaaagttgacGAAAgcagcgaatttggcaaatatggcgaaaatgacaattttgccacaatcgccaacgaggcaaagcacaaagcagtataggggccccataaaagttggcgaaagcggcgaatttggcaaatatggcgaaaatgacaattttgccacaatcgccaacgaggcaaagcacaaagcagtataggggccccataaaagttggcgaaagcggcgaatttggcaaatatggcgaaaatgacaattttgccacaatcgccaacgaagcaaagcacaaagcagtataggagccccataaaagttggcgaaaacgGCGAATTTGTAAAAGACGCCAgcgccgtgaggataaaatcaaagatatttgatatttttggcctcgcgaggcaaattcctctcTGTGTGCGACCATCGTGGTAAACCTCacgaaacagagtaaaatctataagtgtcaatctaCATTTGTGGCGGTGAAAgcgttaatggggacatttctTTTGAGCGAACCTAAATGTTGTTCATTTTGCTGATTGTCAATATCTAGATTACATCGGATGgtctgtgtgtgttgatttcaccgatagcctcttccttctcttgtaagttattcacgcaattttttttgttttcactccccttttcttttaaaaaataaagcgGATGTAAAGAGAAGCGAAAGCCGCCGGTGTGTTAGGTGAGacagagagggaaaacaaagctgaaaagcctattcaaatcaTCGTGTCATTAAACAGccacaccggaaaataactaagtgaaacacgaaaataaacaggtctaatggaagcgtgcttgaatttcgtcaaattatccccaaaatcagcaagaatttgtgacgctgatgaataatgaagtagtctctttttccaaaacgatagaattacctggtgataaataacctcgtctaggagagggAATTTTTGGCTTTGCAGAACAATGGTTGACCTCaccaaacagagtaaaatctataagtgtcaatctgcatttatggcggtgaaagggttaatgcggacatagtttttgagcgaacctagatgttgttaattttgccgattgtcaatatgtagattatatcaaaatttggttttatcaacggagttgataatgtaaattggccaccgtatagagattctaaaagctgacgtttcgagcgttagcccttcgtcagagcgaatcgagggattatgggttacgtgtagtttttatagtagagtaggagctacgctattggtggtaacatggcaacgtgaaaaataggaatatattagttaaatgaaaagcgctCGTtgataccgtgaggattaagggtgccgatttgaaagatgaatttttgttccagattcttgcggctttccgtcgtacctaagTGTAGGGAATGGccgcagattaaaatggcgagcgactggcttggatgcatccttgtcattcttctcaacatcgcgaaggtgttcgcggaatcggtcacctagtcgtctacctgtctcactaATGTATAATtcattgcataacgtgcaggttatgcaataaatgacatttgcggaggtacatgtgaaacgatcggtgatcttaacagatcgcttaggtcccgatatcttgctagtgttaacatttgcatcgtgagcgcgcgcatttgaaagtgccgggttgctcgttagttttgagcgcgcttctaactaaaaagttgcctacgtttttgtcgcgtttgaatgaaataagtggaggttgcgaaaatattctaccagtctcgggatcattttggagtaatttaaaattactaagaatgatgctacCACCAATAGCTAATGCTAACcaccatgttaccaccaatagcgtagctactactctactataaaaactacacgtaacccataatccctcgattcgctctgacaaagggctaacgctcgaaacgtcaggttttagaatctctgtacggtggccaatttacattatgaactccgttgataaaaccaaatttttgtatactacttccccaccgacgcagcaccacagtttctttagaaactaccccttcgtTCATTTGTagattatatcggctagtctgtgtGTTGATTTTaccgatagcctctttcttctcttgtaagttattcacgcaatttttttgattttcactccgcttttctttgaaaaagtcaaggggaagtaaagtggagaagcgaaagccgccggtgtgttaggtgagagggaaaacacagcaacaccggaaaataactgggtgaaacacgaaaataaagaggtgtaatggaagcgtgcttgaatttcgacgaattatccccaaaatcagcaagttatgacgctgatgaataataaagcagtctctttttccaaaacgagagaattacctggtgataaataacctcgtctaggagagtgaatttttggcttcgcagaaacaatggtcaacctcagatAGTTGGACGATTGGACGTTTGTTTgagttgaattcgcacatttcttgtccaacgagtgctttcttcgaaccgcaaaatgaaagttaaaattttacgagagtgcttaagCCTAATCATTTAAAGGACcgcttacacttttgacatatggctataatgaactgtcaccgcggtgcgcaatcccgtagtcgatgaatgaaaaatgTGCAAGGGCGATcgcgtgaaaagtgtagttaaccgaaccgcaaaatgaaagcaaaacgtttacgagagtgcttaggcctaatcactgaaacgagcgcttaggcttaatcaggaagcgagtggtatttcctgcagttaaccgaaccgtaaaatgaaagttaattaaccgaattgtaaaatgatttgagcaacgcgctataagaacgagagatacatatcaacaaggagattgatcacgctttaagaaacatcattgtttgtgctcgatcatcgtgctttatgaacgagaaatacatatacatcaatgtccctcgctctttttgtttggcgcctcagACGGG
This portion of the Montipora capricornis isolate CH-2021 chromosome 11, ASM3666992v2, whole genome shotgun sequence genome encodes:
- the LOC138023904 gene encoding uncharacterized protein isoform X3 produces the protein MDGSKFIEVFGHIVFSFTRSVSEQYSPKDPDYSQETLEYSLLQNTGREWYAQPVDEIIYQEYSDKEVTVADFLPASCTVKADSLNACSLGDSTEQGKNQEAALDGAMSWKQLRPSVLQTMYKSTVIGASISLLSAIAIDEASCQD